One genomic segment of Primulina tabacum isolate GXHZ01 chromosome 9, ASM2559414v2, whole genome shotgun sequence includes these proteins:
- the LOC142555676 gene encoding protein P21-like translates to MGSLNSFSFCIAFLLIALSLNHANAATFVIRNNCPNTIWAAAVPGGGRQLDSGQTWTINVAAGTTAARIWGRTGCSFNSAGRGSCQTGDCGGLLQCQAYGAPPNTLAEYALNQFNNLDFFDISLVDGFNLPMEFVPTSGGCTRGPRCTADVNGQCPAVLRAPGGCNNPCTVFKTDQYCCNSGSCNPTDYSRYFKGKCPDAYSYPKDDATSTFTCPGGTNYRVVFCP, encoded by the coding sequence ATGGGATCCCTAAACTCTTTCTCCTTTTGCATTGCCTTCCTTCTCATTGCCCTTTCATTGAACCACGCGAACGCAGCCACCTTCGTTATCCGAAACAACTGCCCCAACACCATCTGGGCTGCGGCCGTGCCTGGTGGTGGCAGGCAGCTCGATAGTGGCCAGACGTGGACGATAAACGTCGCAGCTGGCACCACGGCAGCCCGAATCTGGGGACGTACCGGCTGCTCCTTCAATTCAGCTGGTCGAGGCAGTTGCCAGACAGGTGACTGTGGCGGGCTCCTACAATGCCAAGCTTACGGTGCTCCCCCGAACACCCTAGCAGAATACGCACTAAACCAATTCAACAATCTGGATTTCTTCGATATCTCTCTCGTCGACGGATTCAACCTGCCGATGGAATTTGTTCCTACCTCGGGTGGCTGCACCAGAGGCCCCAGATGCACCGCAGACGTCAACGGACAATGCCCAGCCGTGCTGCGGGCACCCGGAGGATGTAACAATCCATGCACTGTGTTCAAAACTGACCAGTACTGTTGCAATTCGGGGAGCTGTAACCCCACGGACTACTCAAGATATTTCAAGGGTAAGTGCCCCGATGCTTATAGTTACCCCAAGGATGATGCAACCAGCACTTTTACTTGCCCTGGAGGAACCAACTACAGGGTGGTTTTTTGCCCTTGA
- the LOC142555675 gene encoding DEAD-box ATP-dependent RNA helicase 47A, with translation MLSLSATRVLLFCGDSLSLGKFSGFSRAKPLYRSVRSICRVGNGNELLTLETLGLSDEVETTRGNEKNKLNLGISTIEVPRRREKNVGHRENNAVQMQKKVDMEALAPFAAKSFSELGLPPLLVERLDNEGYKVPTDVQAAAIPSILSNHDAVIQSYTGSGKTLAYLLPILSKVGPLKKDDEPKNKMNIEAVIVAPSRELGMQIVREVEKLLGPADKRLVQQLVGGANKSRQEEALKKNKPFIVVGTPGRLAEVSAGGKLHTHSCRYLVLDEVDELLSFNFREDMHRILEHVGRRSSGGQHAMNGSETRRVERQTIMVSATVPVSVIRAARSWGCDPLLVQAKSVVPLESSPIELSGMPSDSGQGTNLQAQASVQSLPPSLKHYYSVTRIQHKVDTLRRCIHALEAKCVIAFMNHTKQLKDAVFKLEARGMKAAELHGDLGKLARSSILKRFRNGDVRVLLTNELSARGLDIPECDLVVNLGLPTDSIHYAHRAGRTGRLGRKGTVVTICEEPEVFVVKKMQKQLGVTIQSCEFTEGKLVAEVENTVDVSRRTIKVTEAETNEFV, from the exons ATGCTTTCTTTATCAGCCACGAGGGTGCTTCTTTTTTGTGGTGATTCTTTATCTCTTGGAAAATTTTCGGGATTTTCACGGGCAAAACCCTTGTACAGGAGCGTGCGCTCGATTTGTCGGGTTGGTAATGGGAATGAACTTCTAACTCTTGAAACTCTTGGATTGAGTGATGAGGTGGAGACAACCAggggaaatgagaaaaataaacTAAATCTTGGGATTTCCACAATTGAAGTCCCCAGAAGGAGAGAAAAGAACGTTGGTCATAGAGAAAATAATGCGGTGCAGATGCAAAAGAAAGTTGATATGGAGGCATTGGCTCCCTTTGCTGCAAAGTCTTTCTCGGAACTTGGCCTTCCGCCTTTATTAGTTGAGAGGCTAGATAATGAAGGTTACAAAGTTCCCACAGATGTTCAGGCTGCAGCGATTCCCTCAATCCTTAGTAATCATGATGCTGTGATTCAGTCCTACACAGGTTCAGGAAAAACACTGGCATATCTTCTTCCTATACTTTCTAAAGTGGGGCCACTAAAGAAGGATGATGAACCTAAGAACAAGATGAATATTGAAGCAGTGATTGTAGCTCCATCTAGGGAGCTTGGAATGCAGATTGTGAGAGAAGTTGAGAAGCTACTTGGACCTGCGGATAAGAGATTGGTTCAACAGCTTGTAGGAGGTGCAAACAAGTCGAGACAGGAAGAAGCACTTAAGAAGAACAAGCCATTCATTGTTGTTGGCACACCAGGTAGGCTTGCAGAAGTAAGTGCAGGAGGAAAGCTTCATACTCATAGTTGCCGTTACTTAGTTTTAGACGAGGTGGATGAACTTCTTTCATTCAATTTTAGGGAGGATATGCATCGTATACTGGAGCATGTTGGTCGAAGATCTAGTGGTGGTCAACATGCTATGAATGGTTCTGAAACAAGGCGGGTGGAGCGTCAGACTATAATGGTATCTGCAACAGTACCAGTTTCAGTGATTAGGGCAGCTAGAAGTTGGGGGTGCGATCCACTTCTTGTCCAGGCTAAAAGTGTAGTCCCACTAGAATCGTCACCGATTGAATTGTCAGGAATGCCTTCTGATTCCGGTCAAGGTACAAACTTGCAAGCTCAAGCCTCAGTTCAGAGTCTACCTCCTTCACTAAAACACTATTATTCTGTCACAAGGATACAGCACAAGGTGGACACGTTAAGAAGATGTATACATGCGCTTGAGGCAAAATGCGTGATCGCTTTCATGAATCACACTAAACAACTAAAAGATGCCGTATTCAAGTTAGAGGCTCGTGGAATGAAAGCAGCAGAGCTTCACGGAGACCTTGGAAAGCTCGCAAGGTCATCCATCTTAAAAAGGTTCAGAAACGGAGATGTGAGGGTGTTGTTGACAAATGAACTTTCTGCTAGAGGATTAGATATACCAGAATGTGATCTTGTAGTTAATTTAGGGTTGCCAACCGACTCAATTCATTACGCGCATCGGGCTGGTCGCACAGGACGTCTAGGCAGGAAAGGTACTGTAGTCACCATATGCGAGGAGCCAGAAGTCTTTGTGGTGAAAAAGATGCAGAAGCAGCTTGGGGTTACAATCCAGTCTTGTGAGTTCACAGAGGGAAAACTTGTTGCTGAAGTTGAAAACACGGTTGATGTTTCAAG GCGTACAATTAAGGTGACAGAGGCGGAGACTAATGAATTTGTGTAA
- the LOC142555674 gene encoding LOW QUALITY PROTEIN: pentatricopeptide repeat-containing protein At5g46580, chloroplastic-like (The sequence of the model RefSeq protein was modified relative to this genomic sequence to represent the inferred CDS: deleted 1 base in 1 codon) encodes MSTKIYLSPYHHSSAANQRQPPPFTIPAQLPHKKRFTVFCSSSKRAPAPPSAVAEEQKNQSLAEQLLPLSITLLSDNNANKTQLLSRPKSTWVNPTKPKPSILSLHRHKRSTYSYNPQLKDLREFSKKLNECEESEFLAVVEGIPIAPSRENMLFVLNGLRPWQKSFLFFNWVKAQNLFHMETIFYNVTMKSLRFGRQFQHIEDLALEMIEKGIELDNITYSTIITCAKRCNIFDKAVEWFERMYKTGLMPDEVTYSAVLDVYAKLGKVEEVLSLYEKGRASGWKPDPIDFAVLGKMFGEAGDYDGIQYVLQEMKSLGVQPNLVVYNTLLEAMGKVGKPGLARSFFEEMVELGVTPNEKTLTALIKIYGRARWARDALELWERMKLNGWPVDFILYNTLLSMCADLGLVEEGERLFEDMKGSQKSKPDSWSYTAMLNIYGSAGNVDKAMVLFREMSEAGVNLNVMGCTCLIQCLGRAKKIDDLVKMFKTSVDWGVKPDDRLCGCLLSVVSYCDGDDANKVLSCLETAHPKLVAFVKLLSNEKITNLDIIREEFKGILNSTSVEARRPFCNCLIDICRNRNLHARAHELLCIGSMYGLYPGLHTKTQEEWRLNVRSLSVGAAHTAFEEWMGTLAKIIVQQETLPALFSANTGAGTHKFSQGLGSAFASHVEKLAVPFRESEEKAGFFFATREDLVEWVQSKASSASA; translated from the exons ATGTCGACAAAAATTTATCTATCACCTTACCACCACTCTTCCGCGGCGAACCAACGTCAACCGCCTCCCTTCACCATCCCCGCTCAACTTCCCCACAAGAAAAGATTCACAGTTTTCTGCAGTTCAAGCAAGAGAGCACCTGCGCCACCTTCCGCCGTAGCCGAAGAGCAAAAGAATCAATCTTTAGCTGAGCAGCTTTTGCCCTTATCCATCACTCTTCTTTCTGACAATAATGCAAATAAAACCCAGCTTTTATCCAGGCCCAAATCGACTTGGGTTAACCCCACAAAGCCTAAGCCTTCCATTCTTTCTCTCCATCGCCACAAACGCTCTACTTATTCTTACAATCCACAGCTCAAAGACTTGAGAGAGTTTTCCAAGAAACTCAACGAATGTGAGGAATCCGAATTCTTGGCTGTCGTTGAGGGAATTCCAATTGCACCCAGTAGGGAAAATATGCTTTTTGTGCTGAATGGCTTGAGACCATGGCAAAAGTCGTTTCTTTTCTTCAATTGGGTGAAAGCCCAGAATTTGTTTCACATGGAGACAATATTTTACAATGTTACTATGAAGTCTTTGAGGTTTGGCAGACAGTTTCAACATATTGAGGATCTTGCACTTGAAATGATCGAGAAAGGAATTGAGCTTGATAACATTACTTATTCCACTATTATTACTTGTGCGAAAAGATGTAATATTTTCGATAAGGCGGTGGAATGGTTTGAGAGGATGTACAAGACGGGGCTGATGCCTGATGAAGTTACTTATTCTGCTGTTTTGGATGTGTATGCGAAATTGGGCAAGGTTGAGGAGGTGCTGAGTTTGTATGAGAAAGGAAGAGCTAGTGGGTGGAAGCCTGATCCAATTGATTTTGCTGTTCTTGGTAAGATGTTTGGCGAGGCAGGGGATTATGATGGGATTCAGTATGTTTTGCAAGAAATGAAGTCTCTTGGAGTGCAACCAAATTTGGTTGTTTACAACACACTGTTGGAGGCTATGGGTAAGGTTGGGAAGCCCGGCTTGGCTAGAAGTTTTTTTGAGGAAATGGTGGAATTGGGGGTCACTCCTAACGAGAAGACGTTGACTGCATTGATAAAGATTTATGGGAGGGCTAGGTGGGCTAGAGATGCATTGGAGCTTTGGGAACGAATGAAGTTGAATGGATGGCCTGTGGATTTCATTTTGTACAATACATTGTTGAGTATGTGTGCCGATCTTGGGTTGGTGGAAGAGGGTGAAAGACTGTTTGAGGACATGAAAGGTTCCCAGAAAAGCAAGCCGGATAGTTGGAGCTACACAGCGATGCTTAATATTTATGGGAGTGCAGGAAACGTGGATAAGGCCATGGTTTTGTTCAGGGAAATGTCCGAGGCTGGTGTGAATCTCAATGTCATGGGGTGCACTTGTTTGATCCAATGCTTgggacgtgcaaagaaaattgATGATTTGGTTAAGATGTTCAAAACCTCAGTGGACTGGGGCGTGAAGCCAGATGATAGGTTGTGTGGCTGCTTGCTATCTGTTGTGTCATACTGCGACGGGGACGATGCCAACAAAGTTCTTTCTTGTTTAGAGACT GCACACCCGAAATTGGTTGCTTTCGTGAAGCTACTGTCAAATGAAAAGATCACTAACTTAGACATTATAAGAGAAGAGTTCAAGGGCATACTGAACAGCACATCAGTTGAAGCTAGGAGACCATTCTGCAACTGTTTGATTGATATATGCCGAAACAGAAATCTCCATGCACGAGCCCACGAGCTTTTGTGTATCGGATCTATGTATGGACTCTATCCTGGTCTGCATACCAAAACACAAGAAGAGTGGCGATTAAATGTTCGATCTCTCTCTGTTGGTGCAGCTCATACAGCATTCGAAGAATGGATGGGCACTTTGGCTAAAATCATCGTACAACAAGAAACTTTACCTGCTTTATTCTCTGCCAACACGGGAGCTGGAACTCATAAGTTTTCTCAAGGTTTAGGGAGTGCCTTTGCTTCCCATGTGGAGAAACTTGCAGTCCCTTTTAGGGAAAGTGAGGAGAAAGCTGGTTTCTTTTTCGCGACTCGAGAAGATTTGGTGGAATGGGTTCAATCAAAGGCTTCTTCTGCTTCGGCTTAA
- the LOC142555677 gene encoding protein ABCI7, chloroplastic has product MMITTLSMSIPSLGSYLPKLSSPSRATRARVCTQPRTLAILSDPHVLRLAETLEDSISSISSTSPPPPLQKLRDISSESLLSTPWPSRKDEAFRFTDTSFIKNSDVQPVQPSSLQSLASLNVLGDTLLPNLAIVDGYLVDSLSHFSELPDGVFVGTLSSVNSHMIMNRVSEFASSFQGDLFWSLNGVGAPDIIVVYVPEGCKVENTLHLRFLSLKGDKSDTKMLRISNPRVLVLVENGGEISIVEEYMGADGDEKCYWTNSVMEVVIGDGGKVTHSYIQRQSMEAVHVKWTSVRQESTSVYKLTEVSTGGKLSRHNVHVQQVGMDTTTELSTFHLSIGEQLQDLHSKLVLDYPRGFSRQLHKCIVAHSLGQAVFDGNVQVNRDAQQTDAGQLTRTLLLKPRATVNVKPNLQIIADDVKCSHGAAISDLEENQLFYFQARGIDIETARKALIFSFAGEVIQRFPDPCVQKTAENLIRKLLNPTLPSR; this is encoded by the exons ATGATGATAACTACCCTTTCAATGTCTATCCCAAGCCTGGGCTCTTACCTTCCCAAATTATCATCGCCATCGCGAGCCACCAGAGCTAGAGTTTGTACTCAGCCTCGAACACTTGCAATCCTCTCGGACCCACACGTTCTGCGTTTGGCAGAGACTCTAGAAGACTCCATTTCTTCAATCTCTTCCACTTCCCCGCCGCCTCCTCTGCAGAAGCTCAGAGACATATCATCCGAGTCCCTTCTTTCTACTCCCTGGCCCTCTCGGAAGGACGAGGCTTTTAGATTCACTGACACTTCGTTTATCAAGAATTCCGATGTCCAACCGGTACAACCTTCCTCTTTGCAGTCCCTGGCTTCCTTGAACGTTTTGGGCGATACCCTTTTGCCCAATCTTGCTATAGTTGATGGTTATTTGGTAGATTCTTTGTCACATTTTTCTGAATTGCCCGATGGGGTGTTTGTTGGTACTTTGTCGAGTGTGAATTCTCACATGATTATGAATAGGGTGTCTGAATTTGCGTCCAGTTTTCAGGGGGATTTGTTTTGGTCACTTAATGGTGTTGGTGCTCCGGATATCATTGTTGTCTATGTACCAGAAGGGTGCAAGGTTGAGAATACATTGCATTTGAGGTTTCTTTCTTTGAAAGGGGACAAGAGTGATACGAAAATGCTGCGTATTTCGAATCCAAGGGTGCTAGTTTTGGTAGAAAATGGAGGAGAGATCAGTATAGTTGAGGAGTATATGGGTGCAGATGGGGATGAAAAGTGTTATTGGACCAATTCAGTTATGGAAGTTGTCATTGGGGATGGGGGCAAGGTCACCCATTCTTACATTCAAAGACAGTCCATGGAAGCAGTGCATGTGAAATGGACCTCAGTTCGTCAG GAATCAACGAGTGTTTATAAGCTTACAGAAGTCAGCACTGGTGGAAAATTAAGCAGGCACAATGTCCACGTGCAGCAGGTCGGCATGGATACTACAACAGAGTTGTCAACATTTCATTTGTCGATTGGTGAACAGTTACAAGATTTGCATAGTAAACTAGTGTTGGACTATCCACGTGGTTTTTCTAGGCAATTGCACAAGTGTATTGTGGCTCATTCACTAGGGCAGGCTGTTTTTGATGGCAATGTTCAAGTCAATAG AGATGCTCAGCAAACTGATGCAGGACAACTAACGAGGACCCTCCTTCTGAAGCCTCGTGCAACCGTAAATGTCAAACCTAATCTCCAGATCATAGCCGATGATGTCAAATGCTCTCATGGAGCTGCGATTAGTGATTTGGAAGAGAACCAGCTATTCTACTTTCAAGCACGGGGAATTGACATAGAAACTGCAAGAAAAGCTCTCATCTTCTCATTTGCAGGTGAGGTTATACAACGTTTTCCTGACCCTTGTGTTCAAAAGACTGCCGAGAATTTGATAAGGAAACTGCTCAATCCTACGCTACCGTCAAGGTAA
- the LOC142555678 gene encoding heat stress transcription factor B-2b-like, giving the protein MSRDSTTGGGGAGESQRSIPTLFLTKTYQLVDDPKTDDLISWNEDGTAFIVWRPAEFARDLLPKCFKHNNFSSFVRQLNTYGFRKLVPDRWEFANDYFKKGEKALLKDIHRRRMSTVVATSAMPTEAVAANAHTVTVAANAHTVTVAASPVAFIQVSPTNSGEEQVVSSNSFPGVNAAAASPTAILLACTSVSDIVEENERLRKENSHLSQKLDELKNLFSEVCGLISSYATNQCEIGLSEARGLVAMKVSETDEGCATVSDGGGEAEGDKDETFPKIFGVSLAAKRLKRSIED; this is encoded by the exons ATGAGCAGGGATTCTACGACAGGAGGTGGCGGTGCTGGAGAGTCGCAGAGGTCCATTCCGACGCTGTTTTTGACGAAAACATACCAGTTGGTGGACGATCCAAAGACCGATGATTTGATTTCTTGGAATGAAGATGGAACGGCGTTTATTGTGTGGCGACCAGCTGAATTCGCCAGAGATTTACTGCCGAAATGTTTCAAACACAACAATTTTTCTAGCTTTGTTCGTCAGCTCAACACCTAC GGGTTCAGGAAACTTGTTCCCGATAGATGGGAATTCGCAAATGATTACTTCAAAAAGGGTGAAAAGGCCTTACTTAAAGATATTCATCGCCGGAGAATGTCGACCGTCGTCGCGACGTCAGCGATGCCAACGGAGGCTGTGGCAGCAAATGCTCACACAGTAACCGTTGCAGCAAATGCTCACACAGTAACAGTTGCAGCATCCCCGGTAGCTTTTATCCAAGTCTCTCCCACAAATTCGGGGGAGGAGCAGGTTGTCTCCTCCAACTCTTTTCCGGGGGTCAACGCCGCCGCCGCCTCCCCGACTGCGATACTGCTAGCTTGCACGTCAGTGTCGGACATAGTTGAAGAAAACGAAAGGTTGAGAAAAGAGAATTCGCATTTAAGTCAAAAGCTCGATGAATTGAAGAATTTATTTAGTGAAGTTTGTGGTTTGATTTCAAGTTATGCTACAAACCAATGCGAGATAGGTTTGTCGGAGGCGAGAGGATTGGTTGCAATGAAAGTTTCTGAGACGGATGAAGGCTGCGCCACTGTGAGCGACGGCGGAGGGGAGGCGGAAGGTGATAAGGACGAAACTTTCCCCAAAATTTTTGGGGTTTCGTTAGCGGCCAAGAGACTGAAGAGGAGCATCGAGGACTGA